A stretch of Stegostoma tigrinum isolate sSteTig4 chromosome 23, sSteTig4.hap1, whole genome shotgun sequence DNA encodes these proteins:
- the tmem11 gene encoding transmembrane protein 11, mitochondrial has product MRVKMAAWGRRRGITGMRERVPLNSTDCYIVREIYNGENAQEQFEYELEQALETQYKYIIIEPTRIGDETARWITVGNCLHKTSVIAGSVCLLAPLALAPEYARYITLPIGAISVACAALYGISWQFDPCCKYQVEYDTCKLSRLPLNTLTSSTPVVLIRKDDIHRKRLHNTIALAALMYCVKKICEICAV; this is encoded by the coding sequence GGTGCCACTGAATTCAACAGACTGCTATATTGTCCGTGAAATCTACAATGGAGAAAATGCACAGGAACAATTTGAATATGAGCTGGAGCAAGCCTTGGAGACTCAGTACAAATATATTATTATCGAGCCAACTCGAATTGGAGATGAGACAGCACGTTGGATCACAGTTGGGAATTGCTTGCATAAAACATCTGTCATTGCGGGATCAGTGTGCTTGTTAGCCCCTTTAGCACTGGCTCCAGAATATGCTCGTTACATAACCCTTCCTATCGGGGCCATCAGTGTGGCCTGTGCAGCTCTCTATGGCATTTCATGGCAGTTCGACCCTTGCTGCAAGTACCAAGTGGAGTATGACACGTGCAAACTCTCCCGGTTACCCCTGAACACACTCACTTCATCCACGCCTGTCGTTCTGATTAGAAAAGATGATATTCACAGGAAAAGACTCCACAACACAATAGCATTGGCAGCATTGATGTACTGTGTTAAGAAAATTTGTGAGATCTGTGCAGTATGA